A window of Argopecten irradians isolate NY chromosome 1, Ai_NY, whole genome shotgun sequence contains these coding sequences:
- the LOC138327800 gene encoding uncharacterized protein, with amino-acid sequence MKCITHLWVHDCESITCVMSDLSLHPFVGREELLSEFQEAWNHHRFMGIFGLKSVGKSRTALELRRRFQEGTINSSKMVIRRLPKTKPMFQLYRQILSELQMYDEMSGNMSQAAAFITDFIRTLNNHMVMIIDNCENVIKSDKYLNFINFIQKLLMTSEYLYVILTSCVSIPESERHLGFFRELSPLSDDESLLFLHQMAPEENSTNLRKMATLCEGLPLALQMIGTQLAEYTADELIMLLTASRIEYLSDEFFPVDEKPGFIYTQLFRQLSVLFQQRLASLEYIPASFQLEQARGMMCSITEEENPEQPLNLRRQDMNRTMDYLHNHHILSFDQSAGRYNIHGILRDCLRISNIICDKRKVRDRYCRVFGNVLKDISSKLDTTEYTQALEQLSHEFPNLQKLLIDVEYSTGDTYHVFVDLVASSSQLLHNYMGDESVSFYRKCLEVTPQFGRPEDEAILRGGYGKMLTVERAKFTEAENNYRTSLALLGNDKWCPTHVTIYSDLGENLNQQSRKAEALEALQTSMNIADQLGLYDEEPILNTLINIGRVYALAELRDEGERCLREVLGRSIRKFGTKYNRITSKCYNSLGSLKQTGQDYDAALEYFTEALEIRTEIKEGVQAMVASLNNVALQKSVHGDNKAAMEMLYQAELVLERTPGVHGIGRLATLENLGRMNHRLRNYDRAIPYFNQVLEIRDVETPRNVNVMEMLELLAGSYVMQGRYQESVPLWERSIDITPVLQASIPGYQLSLYCYLSYMELLVKIHRLERVKEIRHEAVKEYKRLISLHQQNNRTDLVNRFRSRYQATRKSIMDSTGYDIETG; translated from the exons AGAAGCATGGAATCATCACAGATTCATGGGGATATTTGGTTTGAAATCTGTTGGAAAGAGCCGGACGGCATTGGAACTTAGAAGACGGTTCCAGGAGGGGACGATCAATTCATCAAAAATGGTGATACGACGGCTTCCAAAGACCAAGCCAATGTTTCAGCTGTACAGACAAATTCTGAGCGAACTACAAATGTACGATGAAATGAGTGGAAATATGAGTCAGGCAGCAGCTTTTATCACTGACTTTATTCGAACCCTAAACAATCATATGGTCATGATCATTGATAACTGTGAGAACGTCATTAAGAGTgacaaatatttgaatttcatcAATTTCATCCAGAAACTTCTTATGACGTCAGAATATCTGTATGTTATTCTAACATCATGTGTTTCGATACCAGAATCTGAAAGACATCTGGGATTTTTTCGTGAACTTTCACCGCTTAGTGATGACGAATCTCTTCTCTTTCTGCATCAAATGGCACCGGAAGAAAATTCAACAAATCTACGAAAAATGGCAACTTTATGTGAAGGACTCCCGCTCGCTCTGCAAATGATAG GTACTCAATTAGCCGAGTATACAGCTGATGAATTGATAATGTTGTTAACTGCGTCCAGAATAGAATATCTCAGTGACGAATTCTTCCCAGTGGACGAGAAACCTG GTTTCATCTACACCCAGTTGTTCCGTCAGTTGTCAGTCTTGTTCCAACAACGACTCGCATCATTAGAGTACATACCAGCGTCATTCCAGCTGGAGCAAGCTCGTGGAATGATGT GTAGCATAACCGAGGAAGAAAATCCAGAGCAGCCTTTGAATCTCCGACGACAAGACATGAATCGCACAATGGACTACTTACACAATCATCATATCCTTAGTTTTGACCAATCAGCAGGGCGATACAACATACACGGCATTCTGCGGGACTGTCTTCGGATATCTAATATCATATGTGACAAGAGAA aggTGAGAGATCGATATTGCCGAGTATTTGGTAACGTCCTAAAGGACATCAGCTCCAAACTCGACACAACAGAATACACACAAGCGTTAGAACAACTCAGTCACGAGTTTCCAAATCTGCAGAAGCTTCTCATTGACGTAGAATATAGTACTGGCGACACGTATCACGTGTTTGTGGACCTTGTAGCTTCATCCTCACAACTGCTACACAACTATATGGGAG ATGAGAGCGTCTCGTTTTACCGCAAATGTTTGGAGGTAACACCACAGTTTGGAAGACCTGAGGACGAAGCTATACTTCGGGGAGGATACGGGAAAATGCTAACAGTTGAAAGG gCAAAGTTCACAGAGGCGGAGAATAATTACAGAACGAGTTTGGCTCTTCTTGGTAACGACAAATGGTGTCCGACGCACGTCACAATTTACTCGGACCTGGGAGAAAACCTCAATCAACAATCACGAAAAGCTGAGGCATTAGA AGCCCTACAAACTTCGATGAACATCGCTGATCAGCTCGGACTTTATGACGAGGAACCTATACTGAACACCCTTATAAACATTGGAAGGGTATATGCATTAGcag aacTCCGTGACGAAGGAGAGCGTTGCTTGCGGGAAGTTCTTGGCAGAAGTATAAGGAAATTCGGAACAAAGTACAACAGAATAACTTCAAAATGTTATAACAGTCTTGGTTCATTAAAACAAACCGGCCAAGACTACGACGCGGCATTGGAATACTTTACAGAAGCTCTTGAGATCAGGACTGAAATCAAGGAAGGTGTTCAGGCGATGGTGGCTTCTCTCAACAACGTCGCCCTTCAGAAATCAGTCCACGGTGACAACAAGGCGGCCATGGAGATGCTTTACCAGGCGGAACTGGTACTGGAAAGAACACCAGGCGTACACGGAATTGGTCGCCTAGCTACTTTAGAAAATCTTGGGAGGATGAACCATCGGCTTCGAAATTACGATAGGGCTATTCCATATTTCAATCAGGTTCTGGAAATTAGGGATGTTGAGACCCCAAGAAATGTAAATGTTATGGAAATGTTGGAACTTCTAGCAGGCTCGTATGTTATGCAGGGACGATACCAAGAGTCTGTTCCTTTATGGGAGAGATCCATAGATATAACGCCAGTACTCCAGGCCTCAATACCTGGCTACCAACTCTCGTTGTATTGTTACCTAAGTTACATGGAACTTTTGGTGAAGATTCATCGTCTTGAGCGCGTGAAGGAAATTCGACATGAAGCTGTAAAGGAATATAAACGACTCATTTCCTTACACCAACAGAACAACCGGACAGACTTGGTAAACAGATTTAGGTCGAGATACCAAGCCACAAGGAAGAGCATCATGGACAGTACTGGTTATGATATCGAGACTGGGTGA